A window of Mustela erminea isolate mMusErm1 chromosome 19, mMusErm1.Pri, whole genome shotgun sequence genomic DNA:
gattccaggaccctagggatcatgacctgagctaaaggcgaACACCTAACTGACAGCGCCACCCAGGTGATCTTTTCTTTAACTTGAaaactgttggggcgcctgggtggctcagtgggttaagccgctgccttcagctcaggtcatgatctcagggtcctgggatcgagtcccacatcgggctctctgctcagcagggagcctgcttcctcctctctctctgcctgcctctctgcctacttgtgatctctatctgtcaaataaataaataaaatctttaaaaaaaaaaaaaagaaagaaaattgcttaatctattttatctattttatcaaAAATGACCACTGATTCCGCTGAACTGCTTTGGTCACTATTGTaagggcctggttagccagaggaacttacttgtaAACCCCAGATATAGGGGCAGGCCAGGCctgatggagacatccaatcagtggggcgcgcatatatttactgtggtgaGTTGAAATCCCATttgccacctgtgtgtggccgggctcaaccacctctataaaggttagtctgtgagggggggggggtaggaggaGGAGTTAGAATAGCCATTAGAGTAGTAGGAGGAGTTAGAATAGCTGTTAGGATAGCTGTTAGAATAGACGTTGGGACAGCCGTTAGGGTAGTCTTCAGGAAAGTCGGAGCATTCATCGTACTCATAGGCAGAGGCGCCACAGCAAACGGCCTCGCTACCAGCAGCCTAGCTACAGTAAGCGGCCTCACCACCACTGAGCTGCGGCCCTGCCTCGAGCGGCCTCACTGCCTCCGGCTGTGGCCCCACTGCCCCGGGCCGGGGCCCCACCACGAGCGGCCTTGCCAGAGCAGCCTCATTCCACGGAGCAGCCCTGTCTGGTGAGCGACCTCGTCAGCAGCGGCCTCATcgggagtggcctcttcttgggagcagcCCCGTCCAGGGAGCGGCCTCGTTGGAGTGGCCCTGTCCGGGGAGCAGCCTCGTCTGGAGCGGCCTCGTCGGGAGCAGCGGCAGGGAGATTAGAGTCTGCGTCGTTAGGGCTGTCGTCCTCGTCATCGCCTCTTCGTCGTCAGGAGCAGCCTCGTCCGTCTGGGGAGTGGCCTGTCCTGCGAGCGGCCTCATCCTGGGAGCGGCCTCGTTGGGGGAGCTGCCTCGTGGGGAGAGGCCTCATCCAGAGTGGCCTTGTCCGAAGCAGCCTTCTTGGGAGCGGCCTTGTCGGGGTTGTCGTCGTCTTCTCTTCGTAAGAGAGGGCCCCTACCTGTCGGTTTGATTTTccatgcttggcgcgaaataaagttttgcttgactttcgctttgcatcagtctcgttcctttgatcacggaccctaacaacTATAAGCTTAGAAGCCTGTATACTTAcgtctttgctatttttttctcctgggacTTGGTTATACACACTCTCAACCCGTTTATCTTTTCGTGTCTCAAGTGTTGTCCTtgtaaatgtggatttttttatttggcaaatATGCAGCCTTGCAACCCACACCCAACTTTTCTCCAGTGAAGCAATCTCCCCAATTGTTTCCCATGAAGGGATCCCAATAGCTTTGTTGCCCCTCCCTAGTATTTAACAGGTGGAGGGAGTCTCTCCTCCCTAAATCCTGTTCTCTCTTGGTCCATAACATCACCCACCCTGGCTTCCAGCCTCCCTCCTAAGCCATTTCTTCTTCACCTGGCTAACTCCTTTCTGTTCTTCCCATGATCGACTGCTTCTTTGGTCATCACTCTTGAGTGTTCACTTAACATAATCAGGTCTAACAAGCCTCTTGCCTGCCTCATCGTGCCTGCTCTGATGCCCCCACAATCCCTCCTGCGTCAGTACATACTGCTTTCTGCGTGAGGCAGTCTTCCCTCCTTACCCCTTTGTTAACCTCTCCTCCTCTTACAACTCACATTATGTTTTCATGATTGTTGGATAAATGCCCAACTTGCTCTCTAGCTGGACAGCTCCATGGGGCTGGACATGTCTGTTGTCTTCCACAGGGGATCAATGTGCCAAAAGGAGATACTCACCGAATGTTTGCTGATTTGTATGAACTGGAAGGCATATTCCAAGATATTAATAATGATTGCTGGTAACAAGGGAGATGCTGGATGCAATTTCTTAATTTCGTTATTTTTCTGTACatcctgaatattttttttcagtgaggaATAATtactttagaaatagaaaataaaaaaagaagaagaagaagaaagaaagaaagaaagaaaggaagaaaggaagaaaagaaacagaaaacaaagatacGCACCCAAGATATGGCTGTCCACTGTTCACTGGTGCTGGCCACCTCCATCTAACTTAGTTCAACAAACATTCATGTGGATGTGCTACAGTATTCTAAGGGCCAGGGATACAGCAGAAACCAAACCAAGAGCTTTACAGGCCAACAGGAAAGATAAACAGGTACAATGAATCATGTATCAATCAGCTGGCAGTCAGTGCCTTGAAGATACATGAAGCAGGGAAGGAGAATGGAGGAGTGTGTGTTGGGCAGGGGCAGTCTCTCTTAAATAGAAAAGTCAGCAAAGAGCTCACTGAAAAGGTGATGTCTGAGTAATGAACTGCAGGTAACGAGGTGATCCCAAAGGTACTGGGGGGAAAGGATCCCCACAAAGTGAACACTGATTGCAGAGGCCCTGAGATAACATGACTGGCATTTGAGGATTTGAGGGAGGCCACTGAGACTGGAACAGACTAACTAAGGGCAATATCAGAGAAGAGGCCTAGGAGGTGACAGAGGCATGAATTAAAACACTGCCAGgccatggggtacctgggtggctcagctggttaagtatatGACTTGATCTCAGTTCTGgttctctcttttaagattttacttacttatttgagagcaagcacagcggggagagcagaaggacaagcagattcttcattgagctcagagcccgatgcagggctcgatttcagtACCCCGAGGTCATAAACTGAGCCAGTATCAAGAGTTGCACATCTGACCAACCAAGTCACCAGGGTGCTCCTCAGCTCCAACTTCTGGTTCCATCATCACCCCTCCTCTAACTCTGACCCTATAAGGGCTCCTGTGATGACACTGTCACCACCAGATAACTCAGGATCATCTCCACATTGCAAGATCTGGATTCCATCATGTAGCCTTCCAACAGGTGTTCCTGATTGTTGTATTGAAGAATTGCAACCCAGCCTGTGTGAGGATGAAGAAGACATTGGGTCTGCACATATGGTTAAAACTAGTCATattgggggcgtctgggtagccTGGTCAGCtcaacatctgcctttggctgtcatcccagggcctgggattgagccccacatctgagcagggatcccgtttctccctctccccgggCTTGTGCTCTCAAATAGAATCTGTTAGAAACAAAAGccaataaaacaataaactatTGTTTTGGCCATGTACTGGTCATGAGTTGGGCAGGGCTTTTAAGGGGCAATGCACGAGACTCCTCACAGTCCATCAACCTCACAGTTTCAGCTGTTAGCCCTACGTACCCAGCTGCAGTATCTCCAAAGCAAACGAAGAGATTTTCTTCTATATTGCCCCAAGGAGCTCCTTTTCTTAACTAGTATGgaagggaaatgtaaattggcaGTGGCCCTGCTGGAGTTTCAGGAAGAAGCaagcaaaaagagcaaaagaagagagaaaaagggctGGTGAAAATTTCCTATAATGCTTGTGTTAGTTTTCTAtcactgccataacaaattaccacaaacttagcagcttaaaacaacacaaacttattatctcatttattatctcacagccTTTATTCCATGGCTCTCAAGGGGAGCCACCCACAGGGCTCTGAGGCTATGCCAACCAGCTGCGGCCAGCACTGTATTTCCACAGGTGGGACGTCCCTATGTGGCCAGCACTGTATTTCCACAGGTGGGACGTCCCCAGATCATCCTACACCTCTCCCTGGCCTCCTACTCCTCATTTTCCGAGACCCATCCTCTCCTCACAATGACCTCCAAGTCTCAAAGAAGGAAGTTATTCCTATTCCCCTAACCATGGGATGCTCTCACATGAGAGAAAACTTCTTCCCAGATGTTCCCCATCTGTGCTTACAGTGGCCCTGTGACCCTTCTGGTAACAAAAGATCCAAAGAAACCCAAAATTTCCCTTCCTCTGGCTCCCTCTTTGTACTCCTTATCAAATTATTATAGCAACAAAGTATGgcttataagagaaaaaaaatcatacatgaTTGTAGGCCCCAAGAAAACCACATTTATTTCTCCATGACCAATATCCAGTCTACATCCACATGTGTACATACCTTTACATGGCAGTAATAACAGCAAGTCTTCTATTTTACGCCTCTTTTACTGTTGTTCTTGCCTACCATATTATAAGCATTTTCAGCACGGTAACAAAACCTTCATAATTATGGTTCAGCATGGCTGCATAGAACAAATTAGAAATGTCCTGGATGAACAATGGGGGGAGGTGATAACAGAAACATAGgaacttattatatttttatttccacaacTAAAATAACACATCCCATTTCTCAACAGCAGCCCTTTCCATGTTGGTACAAGCCAGCTTCAGTCCTCACAGGGACAATTTCATTGTTGACTCACAAGCAACAACCTCATTCAGTCGCCCCTTCCGAAACAAATCCTTTGTGCTTGAGAGGATTGTGACATAGGCAGACATACAAACAGCAAAATCTAACTACAGTTCTGTGGTTGCCATAGGGTAGAGAATTGTGTGCAGGCTATCACCAGGATGTCTTCGCTGACACAGAGTAGACGGTATGAGCTGCCAAAAGCTTTTCTCACTGATTATACTGGATCCTACTAAGAGTTTGCTTATGTACAAGGCTGACATTCCTTATTAACGGGTTCCACAGACCAATTACTTACTGAATGCATTCACAGCCTCTTTACTGTTTAAGCACTCTGACGCATCTCCAGGAAGCATCTTGCTGACATTCACAGATTTTATTCCAGTGTGTGTGCTGTTACATTTGGTATTGGCTACATAATTCCTGAAGGCTTTTCTACACTTATTACCATCCTGCTTTCCCCAGGAGTTGCTTACTGTACAGATTTAAGAGTATGGCTAAGGAAAGCCTCACACTCAGTAATTCACTGGGTAGCTCAAAGACTCCTGTTCTACCCCTGAAGACATTCCTCCTTCATTCAGCTTTCTGAGACCAAGGCAGGAGACGAATGTGGCCCACATTCATCATATTTCCATGGGTTGCTCTCCAGAGTGTGTTCTTTGATGTCGGATGAGGGAAGAGCTCCTTCTGAATGTCTTCCCACACTGAGGACACTGGCTGGAACCCTCTCTGCTGTGGAGTCTCTGATGTACTGCCAGGTGAGAGTTCTGCTTGAAGGACTTTCCACATTCAGGACACTGGTATGGGGTCTCCTTTGTGTGAATTCTCTGGTGCTTGGTCAGACAGGAGCTATCCCTGAAAGCTTTGCCACACTGATTACACTCATAGGGCTTCTCACCAGTATGAGTCCTCTGGTGCCGGATGAGGCCAGCAATGTTTCTGAAAAGTTTATGACACTGGTTACAGCCATAGGGCTTCTCACCAGTATGAATCCTCTGGTGCCGAATGAGGTAAGCACTCTCAATGAATGTTTTCCCACACTCTTTACATTCGTAGGGTTTCTCCCCAGAGTGGATTTTTTGATGTACAATGAGGTGAGAGTTTCGGTTGAAGGACTTCCCGCACTCCACACATTCaaagggtttctctccagtgtgagtcCTCTCATGCTGGGTAAGGTATGAGCCATCCCGGAAAGCCTTTCCACATTTGCtacattcatagggcttctccccagtgtggattCTGAGATGCACAGTGAGATGGGAGATGTCAGTGAAAGGTTTTCCACACTCATTACACCtatatggtttttctcctgtaTGAGTCCTTTGATGCAAAATCAGAGACGAATTTCGGTTGAAGGTTTTCCCACATTCTAgacattcataaggtttctcaccagtgtgaattctctggtgtTGTGTGAGAGCTGACCCAtcactgaaggctttcccacatttaTTGCATTTATAGGGCTTCTCTCCTGTATGGATTCTTTGATGTACAATCAGGTTATAGTTCTTGGAAAATGattttccacattcattacaggtataaggtttctctccagtgtgagttcTGTGATGCAGAACAAGAGAAGAGTTCCGTTTGAAGCATTTGCCACATTCAGTGCATTTATACAGTTTCTCTCCAAGGTGATTTCTCCTGTTTTCATTAAGAGATGAATTCAGGGTAAAGATGTCCCCAAAGTCCTTACCTTCATAcagtttcttccctcttttcactattttttcttcACCAAGAGGGGTAAAATGGTTGAAAGATTTACCACTTTCAGGGTATTTATAAGGTTTCTCTCTCGTTTGATCTCTTCCAAGTTGAAAAACTTCCACAGAGTGGTTGAAGGCTTTTCCACATGTGTCACTGTCACTATTTCGCTTAGCTACATAATTTTTCTGACAACTCTGTAAAGCTGGGTCACAATCCAAACTTTTAACATCTGAATCACATATATGAAAACCATTTGTAGGTACTCTCTTAGATGGCAGAAGGTCTGAGCTTGCACTCAAATGCTCTCCAAGTCCAGAATATTGACAGATTGCTTCCTGAGCCCCTGGTTTCTCCTGAGTTAAAGCTGATTGCCTCAAATAACCCTCCCGGTTCTTACAGTCCCAATTATCACCTAGAATGGAAAGATGGGGACCCTCTCTTGTAAATCCTTCCATTTCCACGTCACAGGTTGGTTCTTCCTCAGAAATATTCTGTCATTTTCAATCTCATGTCTCAGGCTGAAAAGTAAACAATGAAAAAGACAGACTTAAGTACGTAAAGCTATACCtggaagaggaataaaaaataatgacaagcCAGGTATGTggatccatatttttattttttttaatttttttttaagtttttatttatttatttgacagagagagagagatcacaagtaggcagaaaggcaggcagagagagagggggaagcaggctctccgctgagcagagagcccgacacagggctcgatcccagaaccctgagatcatgacctgagccaaaagcagaggcttaacctacttggccacccaggcgcccccatacataccacatcttagccattcatctatcagtgggcacttgggttgcttccatatcttggctattataaataatactgcaatgaatagtagggcatatattttttccaattagtgttttgtttcctttttggaggtaaataaccagtagtggaattactacaTCATAcggcatttttgtttttaatttcttgaggaaactccgtTCTGTTTTAGACAGAggctgaaccaatttacatttgTGGGTATTTTGACTTCTTCAAACTAACACCTGTACAAGGGGAAGGTAAAGAGAGTCAAGAGACGGAGCCAAGAACAGTTTCAAAGACCTATATGGCATCTTCATTCCCctagagaacaagcaggaggaacagtaCAAACAAGTAtcaccaaaagaatgaaactgagatGTAGGAGACCAGAGGTCAGGGGTCACTGCTCACATTGGAACACCATCTTGGCTATTGTGTGCTAGCCCCTTCCACCCACTGCCCACATCGACATTCAATACATATTTTCAAGACCCAACCTCACCATGTGCTTATGATAGTGCTGAATGAGCAGTTTCACCCCAGCTTTGTAGTCAGAGTTCTGTCTCCATGGATGGGACAAAGCATAAACTTGAAGACATGAAGGTTTGAAAGTCCTAGATCTGTCACGCTGCAGGGTTACTATGAGAGTTAGATCATGTCTAACACTGCCTCTGACCTCGGGAATGGACGGCATTTTGTATGTGGCTGCTAGTGTCTCCACCATTATTGATCGTCCTCTAACCAACCCCTTACCCCTTTGATATCATGATAACAAGACAACTGGCTCCTCGTTTCTtttaagcaaaatgaaatttGCTCCTTACCTcagaaagaagtatttttttttttaactctagaTGGAGAAAAATACCGACACAAAATCAAAGTTTAAATTACATAGGATACCTTCATGATCAATAAACATAAACCACAcagataaagaataataaatttaatatcaacattttaaatttcctcacaaaaacaaaaacaagtaagaGCCAAAACACAGgggcaaatgaagaaataatgtcataatatataaaagagacaaaggaaaagtgcctaagatctataaagaattcttacaaaacAGCACATAAAGGGGAAAAGGGACACCAAAAGGCACTttatagaaaacacaaatatCCTGAAAACATGAGTATCAGCTCACTTTTCatacaagtgaaaataaaacaaggcatgAGAATATAAAGCTTAGGCACCTCATGGAAAAGAGTGTTGGTGGGCATGTAAAGTGGTCAGTACACTCAGCAATACAGAATGGTAGCAACATCAAAACAtaaaatggggggcgcctgggtggctcagtgggttaaagcctctgccttcggctcaggtcatgatcccagggtcctgggatggagccccgcatcgggctctctgctcagcagggagcctgcttccccttctctctctgcctgcctctctgcctacttgtgacctctatctgtcaaataaataaataaaatctttttttttttaaagattttatttatttatttgacagacagagatcacaagtaggcagagaggcaggcagagagagagagggaagcaggcttcccgcggagcagggagcccgatgcggggctcgatcccaggaccctgagatcgtgacccgagccgaaggcagcagcccaaaccactgagccacccaggcgccccaataaataaaatctttaaaaaaaaaaaaaaaacaacataaaatgggCACATTCCAATGTCCAGCAATTCCACATGTAGGCATCTCATACTGAGAAGCAGGAGTCCCAAGCATAAGTGGGTATCAATCTATACCTAGGAAGACAGTCTTAAAgaccaacagagagaaaaaagaacactgggGAAGGAGTAAAAAGTatcttaacagatttttttttttaagttttatttgaaagagagcatgagaggagggagggtcagaggaagaagcagaatccccacttagcagggagcctgaagtgagactcgatcctgggactccaggatcatgacctgagctgaagacagttgcttaaccaactgagccacccaggcgtccaacaGATCACTTAATAGCAAAAGTAGAAACCTGAAAGTAATGGAAGGTCATTTTAAAGGTGCtgaggggaggggcgcctgggtggctcagtgggttaagcctctgcctttggcccgggttgtagtctcagggtcctgggatcgagccccgcatcaggctctctgcttggtggggagtctgcttccccctctccctctgcctgcctctccgcctacttgtgatctttgtgtcaaataaataaaatctattttttataaaaaagtgcTAAGGgagatatgaggaatttgagaggcaaagtggggggcttggggggaagggaagaaaaaaaaatgaaacaagatgggatcagaagggagacaaaccataagagactcttaatctcacaaaacaaactgagggttgccgggggcaGGGGGCTATAGAGAAGGTGGTTGGgctatggatattggggagggtatgtgttatgatgagtgctgtgaagtgtaagcCTGAGGacccacagacctgtacccccggggcaaataacacattacatgttaattttaaaaatgtggagaaaaaaataaaaataaaagcatccgattagggggaaaaaagtgctgAGGGGGAAATACTCTCAGATACACTACTGCATGGGGTAAGACAAAGACAACTTCAGAAAAGCAAGAGTTTATCTCCAAGGATACTAGCCAAAACAATTAGGAAAAgttgggggtgcctaggtggttcagagggttaagcctctgcctttggctcaggtcatgatctcagggtcccgggatcaagccccgcatcgggcatcgggctccctgctcagcagggagcctgctttcccctctctctctgcctgcttgtgatctccctctctctctctctgtcaaataaataaataaaatcttaaaaaaaaaaaagaattaggaaaagtTGTTCttcacaggggggaaaaaaagagaaaaaaagagaaggaaatgatgaaaatgtatttaaatcaaATCCAATGTATCAAATGCAACATCACAAAAACGCAGCAGTAACAATGACGGGGAGTTAACAACAGGATGGACTAAAATGTCAAATGCCAATGCGTTTTGAGATGGGAAAGGCATAACAAAATTAAGAGTCCTGACATCCATCCATTGGTCAGAATTCACATTAGACCTAGTCAAATcagaaataagagaataaatacaATGTAAAACTTCCAAACCCACAGAGCAGTGGTTTTTCAACCAGACTCAGTGTTACTCACCAAAGGACATCTGATAATGTGTGAAAACGTTTTAGGTTATcatgaattgggggggggggggggcacatgcTACAGGAATCTAGGAAGCagaggccaggaatgctgctAAACACCTTTAAATACACAGGATAGTCCCTCAAAACACAGAATGGCCCAGCCCCAAgtgtcaatagtgctgaggtaGAAAGCCCCTGTTGTAGTAAGACAGAATGAAGGAGAGAATGTAATTAGCTAGCTTGACCCACAGCAGGATGAAGAGCCACAAAACAACAGTTAGAGCCAAACAAGTGCTTTCTGAGTGCAAGTAGGACATTTGCTAACACTGCCAATAAATCCGGCCAAAGAACAAGTTCAAACAAAGTAAGACCACAGTATGACACAGACCATGCagcctgctttttatttttaagattcttatttatttgagtgagcaagcgagagaaagagcacagtggggagtggggggaagcaaagggagagggagcagcagactctcccctgagcagggagcccaaagagtgtgtgtgtgtgtgtgtgtgtgtgtgtgtgcacgcgcgcgcgtgtgtgtgtgtgtgtgtgtgttttaaggatttgatttatttatttgacagggagagacgcagtgagagagggaacacaagcaggggaagtgggagagggaggaggagggagtctgatgcagggctctatcccaggactctggggtcatgacctgagcagaaggcagacgcttaaatcactgagccacccaggcatcccagaccCCAACCTCTTAACTAGAAATGTGGTCAAGTTAAGAACCAGtggcagaaagaaaaccaaatacaaGAAAAACATTAAGTAAAACAAAGTTCTACttattgggaaaaacaaaaacctatttcTCAGAATTCAGAGATCAAAGAGAAATCTcaacagaaattagaaaacaccTAGAACCAAACTGAACAGTGGAAATGGTATATCTCAAAACATGTGGCAAATCAGGATGCAGCTAACACCATTCCTCAGGAAATATTGACCTTTaagatttatgtttaaaaaaaagacaaatatataaaatctttaaaaaaataaaaaataaataaaaaagactaagTCACGGTTCAACTTAAGACTTATGGGAAAGAGCGAAGGAGTAAGCCAACAGGAATAGAAGGAAGGTGATAATAAAGGTAACagcagaaattaaagaacaaaaaataaagaatatacaagaagataaagaaaaccaggtgcctgggtggctcagtgggttaaagcctctgccttcagctcaggtcatgaacccggggtcctgggatcgaaccccacattcgggccctctgctcagcatggagcctgcttcccttcctttctctctcttcctgcctctctgcctacttgtgatctctgtcaaataaataaataaataaatctaaaaggaaaaaaaaaaaaaaaaaagaaaagaaaagaaaagaaagaaaaccaaatctgtTATCTGAAAACCAAGTCTGTTATTTGAAAGACATACTTTGGCAAGAGTGacccaagaaaaagagaaggcacaCATTAGCACTATCAATCATGGAAAGGGGATTTAACTAAGACACAGAAGAAAGTTACCAAAATGGCAACATTGGATTTACCCTAAGAATGTAAGGACTGTAAAACATTagaatgtttaggggcacctggatggctcagtcattaagtgtctgccttcagctcaggtcaggatcccatggtcctgggatagagccctgcatcaggctctctgctccttctcttccacttcccctgcttgtattccctctctcactgcatctctccctgtcaaataaatcaaatccttaaaacacacacacacacacacacacacacacaaattagaaTGTCTACTAATGTAACTCCCCATATCttctgaaaaaagtaaaaaacagtcCCCTACACCATGTCTCAATAAACTAAGTAATTTGAGGAAATCTCACCCAAACTCGTGACCAAACTGCTCTCAGATTCAAGTCGTAGACCCCCTTAACCTATATCAATAAATTCAGAAAGTGCTTTAAGGAAACTCAACTCTTGATGAAAATTTCTAACAATTAGGGACACAAGGAATCAAAGTAAACATCACACCTAATGTGAAAACACCTGCTACATCCACAGCATTCAACGCTGATATGGAGGGGCTAGGTGGGCAGTAGGACCATGTCCCAAAATGTTACTCCTGAACGTTTTGCATTCCTCACCTACAGAAAAGGCCTCCTAAGGCTGCCCTGCCACCATACTGCATGTTTCCCATACTGGGTCTCCTGAGTACACTGGGGCCTGGGTGGCCTGTGGAGGTCCCGTGAAGACAAGAGATAGAGAGCACCTTACTTCGGGTCTGTAGGGGAAGGATGCATTTGTGTTCTTAAAAGAAATGAGTCAGACATATATACACCATGATATCACTTGGGGAAATTTTCTAGACACACATATTCTGCAAGTAATGCCCTAGCAAGACACCTACCAAAGCTGTGATCACGAC
This region includes:
- the LOC116579380 gene encoding zinc finger protein 329 isoform X4 yields the protein MEGFTREGPHLSILGDNWDCKNREGYLRQSALTQEKPGAQEAICQYSGLGEHLSASSDLLPSKRVPTNGFHICDSDVKSLDCDPALQSCQKNYVAKRNSDSDTCGKAFNHSVEVFQLGRDQTREKPYKYPESGKSFNHFTPLGEEKIVKRGKKLYEGKDFGDIFTLNSSLNENRRNHLGEKLYKCTECGKCFKRNSSLVLHHRTHTGEKPYTCNECGKSFSKNYNLIVHQRIHTGEKPYKCNKCGKAFSDGSALTQHQRIHTGEKPYECLECGKTFNRNSSLILHQRTHTGEKPYRCNECGKPFTDISHLTVHLRIHTGEKPYECSKCGKAFRDGSYLTQHERTHTGEKPFECVECGKSFNRNSHLIVHQKIHSGEKPYECKECGKTFIESAYLIRHQRIHTGEKPYGCNQCHKLFRNIAGLIRHQRTHTGEKPYECNQCGKAFRDSSCLTKHQRIHTKETPYQCPECGKSFKQNSHLAVHQRLHSREGSSQCPQCGKTFRRSSSLIRHQRTHSGEQPMEI